One segment of Dolichospermum sp. DET69 DNA contains the following:
- a CDS encoding TMEM165/GDT1 family protein, which produces MDWHLLGLSFVTVFLSELGDKSQLAAIALSGRGQSRKAVFFGTAGALLLTSLLGALAGGAVSQFLPTRILKAIAAVGFAILAIRLLLPNSDEE; this is translated from the coding sequence ATGGACTGGCATCTTTTAGGACTAAGTTTTGTCACCGTATTTTTATCAGAATTGGGTGATAAAAGTCAATTAGCAGCGATCGCTCTTTCTGGGAGGGGACAATCTCGAAAGGCAGTATTTTTTGGTACAGCCGGAGCATTATTATTAACTAGTCTCCTGGGAGCATTAGCTGGTGGTGCAGTATCGCAATTTTTACCTACAAGAATTTTAAAAGCGATCGCTGCTGTGGGTTTTGCCATCCTGGCTATTCGTCTCTTATTACCCAACAGTGACGAAGAATAA
- a CDS encoding TMEM165/GDT1 family protein, protein MKLDTPPVSVSDLSVTETNLNQPIVKDKPQESVFMVFGTTFITIFLAEIGDKTQLSTLLMSAESHAPWVVFAGSGAALITTSLLGVLLGGWISTKLSPKTVEKSAGVMLLLISLMLVWDVIQG, encoded by the coding sequence GTGAAACTTGATACCCCACCTGTCAGCGTTTCTGACTTGTCTGTAACTGAAACCAATTTAAATCAGCCTATAGTTAAGGATAAACCCCAAGAATCCGTATTTATGGTCTTTGGGACAACTTTTATTACGATCTTTCTGGCAGAAATTGGTGATAAAACCCAACTTTCTACCCTGTTAATGAGTGCAGAATCCCATGCCCCTTGGGTGGTTTTTGCTGGTTCAGGGGCAGCATTAATTACTACTAGTTTACTGGGAGTATTATTAGGTGGTTGGATATCTACAAAACTCAGCCCTAAAACTGTCGAGAAATCAGCCGGGGTCATGTTGCTGCTAATTTCGCTGATGTTGGTATGGGATGTAATCCAAGGTTAA
- a CDS encoding fatty acid desaturase translates to MVKKSDFVLAPYMKSNDLRATYQILNTVIPYILLWILAVKAAKVSFYLLPPIMVMITLFSLRCFSLMHDCGHYSLFRSKRVNRVVGFILGVMNGIPQYPWSRGHAYHHKTNGDWEKYRGPVALVSTEEFSKLSPAAQKRYELLRHPLMLFPGGFFYLAIKPRLALIAGLYGFIGHLLNCIQEDPSMDIKKIIYSYKSKNWYTTGEFFDLLFNNICVVSSWIYLGYLLGFGFFLSIYSITLTFAAAIFICVFFVQHNFEGSYAHKTEGWDYTLGALKGSSYLELPTVLKWFSADIGYHNIHHLSERIPNYNLEACHNQNIHLLTDSKKLKMADIPDCFQFILWDPSTSCPVSIASFHQSISCEISLISS, encoded by the coding sequence ATGGTTAAAAAGTCAGATTTTGTCTTAGCTCCCTACATGAAGAGCAACGACTTACGTGCCACGTATCAAATCCTAAATACAGTTATTCCTTATATTCTGTTATGGATTTTAGCAGTAAAAGCAGCAAAAGTTTCCTTTTATTTGCTGCCACCGATCATGGTGATGATCACACTGTTTTCACTACGTTGTTTTTCTTTAATGCACGATTGTGGGCATTATTCACTCTTTAGATCGAAACGGGTAAATAGAGTCGTAGGATTTATTTTGGGAGTAATGAATGGAATTCCTCAATATCCTTGGTCAAGAGGTCATGCCTATCATCATAAAACAAATGGTGATTGGGAAAAATATCGAGGGCCAGTTGCATTAGTCTCCACGGAGGAATTTAGTAAACTTAGTCCTGCTGCCCAAAAGCGGTATGAATTGCTAAGGCATCCACTTATGCTTTTTCCGGGCGGTTTTTTCTACCTAGCAATTAAGCCAAGACTAGCACTAATCGCCGGATTATATGGTTTTATAGGTCATTTACTGAATTGCATACAAGAAGATCCAAGTATGGATATCAAGAAAATCATTTACTCTTATAAATCTAAAAATTGGTACACAACGGGGGAATTTTTTGATCTCCTTTTCAACAATATTTGTGTAGTTAGTAGTTGGATTTATCTGGGTTATTTACTAGGATTTGGATTCTTCTTGAGCATTTACTCAATTACCCTCACCTTTGCAGCAGCAATTTTCATCTGTGTTTTCTTTGTCCAACACAACTTTGAGGGATCTTACGCCCATAAAACCGAAGGCTGGGATTATACGCTAGGAGCATTAAAAGGCAGTAGTTACTTAGAATTACCCACTGTTTTGAAATGGTTTTCAGCAGATATAGGCTACCACAATATCCACCATCTTTCTGAAAGAATACCTAATTACAATCTGGAAGCTTGCCACAATCAAAATATTCATTTACTGACGGATTCAAAAAAGTTGAAAATGGCAGATATTCCTGATTGTTTCCAATTTATTTTGTGGGATCCCTCCACGAGTTGTCCTGTATCAATTGCCTCATTTCATCAATCAATCTCTTGTGAAATTAGTCTTATATCATCATAG